A genomic stretch from Desulfotignum balticum DSM 7044 includes:
- the had gene encoding 6-hydroxycyclohex-1-ene-1-carbonyl-CoA dehydrogenase, giving the protein MGNVPDTIQTWQMIQPFKKDRETGEVTPGKLEKTQIPVPELGAGDVLVEVAGCGVCHTDLGYFYQGVPTVNKPPLTLGHEISGIVVDAADDVKAWIGKEVIIPAVMPCRKCYLCKTGRGNRCLAQKMPGNSMGIYGGFSSHIPVPAIDLCPVINRGDIPLEKLAVVADAATTPFQAAKRADVTIGDHAIVIGVGGVGQYMVQIVKALGCDTVIAIDINQERLDTMLKNGADFAVNSMGKSPKEVSAEIKAYRKKKGLPGYGWKIFEVSGTRPGQELGLALLSFTGKMMVVGFGPQKVEYSISRLMAFDAELIGTWGCLPEYYPSVLSMVTSGKINFEEFVQTRPMSTIAESFEEAHKKSPDQRIVLVPDF; this is encoded by the coding sequence ATGGGAAATGTTCCTGACACCATTCAGACATGGCAAATGATTCAGCCGTTCAAAAAAGACCGGGAAACCGGTGAGGTGACGCCGGGTAAACTGGAAAAAACCCAGATTCCCGTGCCGGAACTGGGAGCGGGGGATGTGCTGGTGGAAGTGGCCGGCTGCGGGGTCTGCCATACGGATCTGGGCTATTTTTATCAGGGGGTTCCCACGGTGAACAAACCACCATTGACCCTGGGACATGAAATCTCCGGAATCGTAGTGGATGCGGCGGACGACGTCAAGGCGTGGATCGGCAAGGAAGTCATCATTCCCGCGGTCATGCCCTGCCGCAAATGTTATTTGTGCAAGACCGGCCGGGGCAACCGGTGCCTGGCCCAGAAAATGCCGGGGAATTCCATGGGGATTTACGGCGGATTCTCATCCCATATTCCCGTACCGGCCATTGACCTGTGCCCGGTCATCAACCGCGGAGATATTCCTTTGGAAAAACTGGCCGTGGTTGCGGATGCCGCCACCACCCCCTTTCAGGCGGCCAAACGGGCCGATGTGACCATCGGCGATCATGCCATCGTTATCGGAGTCGGCGGGGTCGGTCAGTACATGGTCCAGATTGTCAAGGCCTTAGGGTGTGACACGGTTATTGCCATTGATATCAACCAGGAACGCCTGGACACCATGCTGAAAAACGGGGCGGATTTCGCCGTGAACTCCATGGGTAAATCCCCCAAAGAAGTGTCGGCTGAGATCAAGGCGTATCGCAAGAAAAAAGGGTTGCCCGGATATGGCTGGAAAATTTTTGAAGTGTCCGGCACCAGGCCGGGTCAGGAACTCGGGCTGGCCCTGTTGAGTTTCACCGGTAAAATGATGGTGGTGGGATTCGGTCCCCAAAAGGTGGAATACTCCATCTCCCGGCTTATGGCGTTTGATGCGGAACTGATCGGCACCTGGGGATGTCTGCCCGAATACTATCCATCGGTCCTGAGTATGGTCACCAGCGGAAAAATCAATTTTGAAGAATTTGTTCAGACCCGCCCCATGAGCACCATTGCCGAAAGTTTTGAAGAGGCCCATAAAAAGTCACCTGATCAGCGTATCGTTCTGGTACCTGATTTTTAA
- a CDS encoding DUF2080 family transposase-associated protein translates to MANKDENQEGTESDYRETKVKFEIYGREMIEKVVNSSGNSGRVYLPPDWIGTKVKVVKC, encoded by the coding sequence ATGGCAAACAAAGATGAAAATCAGGAAGGGACAGAATCCGATTACAGGGAAACCAAGGTGAAATTCGAGATCTACGGCCGTGAAATGATCGAGAAGGTGGTGAACTCAAGCGGCAACAGCGGGCGGGTGTACCTGCCCCCTGACTGGATCGGTACAAAAGTCAAAGTGGTTAAGTGTTAG
- the msrB gene encoding peptide-methionine (R)-S-oxide reductase MsrB → MKPDPAIIMMFVTMILCLGVFAFAATDESPHKPNGRLEIATFAGGCFWCTEADFESVEGVKKVISGYTGGHDPDPDYQSVSSGTTGHAEAIQVYYDPDEVSYDTLLTIFWRHIDPTDAQGQFVDRGSQYRPEIFYHTNDQKTQALASRKALDHANIFDKPVATRVTRFEQFFPAEDYHQDYFKKNKLQYKYYRMGSGRDPFLNRTWKNRPLAKPPLPASSHESSPQSSDDTVQWSRPDDDTLRQRLTPLQFKVTQENGTEPAFKNAYWDNKEPGIYVDIVSGEPLFSSTDKFDSGTGWPSFTKPLVTDHVIEKADKSLFMTRIEVRSRYGDSHLGHVFDDGPAPTGQRYCINSASLRFIPLDRLESEGYGRYRSLF, encoded by the coding sequence ATGAAACCCGATCCTGCCATTATTATGATGTTCGTTACCATGATTCTGTGTCTAGGTGTTTTCGCATTTGCCGCCACGGATGAATCACCACATAAACCCAACGGCAGACTGGAAATCGCCACCTTTGCCGGAGGATGCTTCTGGTGCACGGAAGCGGATTTTGAATCCGTGGAAGGGGTAAAAAAAGTGATCTCCGGATATACGGGGGGCCATGACCCGGACCCGGATTACCAGTCTGTGTCCTCCGGCACCACGGGCCATGCCGAAGCGATTCAAGTTTATTATGATCCGGATGAGGTATCGTATGATACACTGCTGACCATTTTCTGGCGCCACATCGATCCCACGGATGCCCAGGGCCAGTTTGTGGACCGGGGATCCCAGTACCGCCCGGAAATATTTTATCACACAAACGATCAGAAAACACAGGCACTGGCTTCCAGAAAAGCCCTGGATCATGCCAACATTTTTGATAAACCCGTTGCCACACGAGTCACCCGGTTTGAGCAGTTTTTCCCGGCGGAAGACTATCACCAGGATTATTTCAAAAAAAACAAACTTCAGTACAAGTATTACCGGATGGGATCGGGCCGGGATCCGTTTCTGAACCGGACGTGGAAAAACCGACCCCTGGCGAAACCGCCGTTGCCAGCATCATCACATGAAAGCAGCCCCCAATCTTCTGATGACACGGTTCAATGGTCCAGACCTGATGACGACACCCTCAGACAGAGGCTCACCCCGCTCCAGTTCAAGGTCACGCAGGAAAACGGCACGGAGCCCGCGTTCAAAAATGCGTACTGGGACAATAAAGAACCGGGCATTTACGTGGACATTGTTTCCGGTGAGCCCTTGTTCTCCTCCACGGACAAATTTGATTCCGGCACGGGCTGGCCCAGCTTCACCAAACCCCTGGTGACGGATCATGTGATTGAAAAAGCGGACAAATCCCTTTTCATGACCCGAATCGAGGTCAGAAGCCGGTATGGGGATTCCCACCTAGGGCATGTGTTTGACGACGGTCCCGCCCCCACAGGCCAACGCTACTGCATCAATTCCGCATCCCTGCGGTTCATTCCTTTAGACCGGCTGGAATCGGAAGGGTATGGCCGTTACAGATCTCTGTTTTAA
- a CDS encoding DUF3795 domain-containing protein has protein sequence MTNPAFASPCGLYCGVCAIHIAHRDQNEKFKERLVSLYKGKIPGKGLLPNCENLTTKDIHCDGCLSNNRFMHCRQCDIRECALAKGISGCHLCDDFPCRFIDEFPMTVGKKVILRCTPLRREIGTPQWMQDEEDRYFCPECGHKVFRGVVRCNQCQAGLSLD, from the coding sequence ATGACAAATCCTGCGTTTGCATCCCCCTGCGGGCTTTACTGCGGTGTCTGTGCCATTCACATCGCCCACCGGGACCAGAATGAAAAATTCAAGGAACGACTGGTTTCCTTATATAAAGGAAAAATCCCAGGCAAAGGCCTCCTGCCTAATTGCGAGAACCTGACCACCAAGGATATCCATTGCGACGGATGCCTGTCCAACAATCGGTTCATGCACTGCCGGCAATGCGATATCCGGGAGTGCGCTTTGGCCAAAGGAATTTCCGGATGTCATCTCTGCGATGACTTTCCCTGCCGGTTCATCGATGAATTTCCCATGACCGTGGGAAAAAAGGTGATACTGCGGTGCACGCCGCTGAGAAGGGAAATCGGCACCCCGCAATGGATGCAGGACGAAGAAGACCGATATTTCTGCCCGGAATGCGGCCACAAGGTCTTCAGAGGCGTGGTGCGGTGCAACCAGTGCCAAGCCGGCCTGAGCCTGGATTGA
- a CDS encoding glycosyltransferase family 4 protein, whose amino-acid sequence MRILHIISQAPDFTGSGKYIQQVLVQSAKTGHDNFLVAGVQGNFILPAGLIEDNHCIFIRFDGKDLDFPIPGMSDVMPYESRVFSHMGSRDLAAYHQVFETKIRQALERFRPDIIHTHHLWIVSAITRRLAPRIPMVTSCHGTCLRQHVLCPEISKRVTADLKQIDHVIALSQTQKQEIIKTIGTDPTRTHVVSGGYNDACFFHTPKTFDGVVELVYAGKLSAAKGVPWLLSSLAKIRHLPFRLHLAGNSSDREKARCLESAGALKEKVVYHGPLSHDDLGKLLRTAHVFVLPSFYEGLPLVLMEALACGCRLVATALPGVKELLGHDDNPMIRLLDLPPLETIDTPYKSDMPQLANRLASVLAQTIQDVQAHPDPDWDYACTKIFPYTWEKIFSKIDRVYQQAANRTGYIRPDGDDVSG is encoded by the coding sequence ATGAGAATCCTTCATATCATCAGCCAGGCCCCGGATTTCACCGGCAGCGGAAAATATATTCAGCAGGTCCTTGTTCAAAGCGCCAAAACCGGGCATGACAATTTTCTGGTGGCCGGGGTCCAGGGGAATTTCATACTGCCTGCCGGGCTGATTGAAGACAATCACTGCATCTTTATCCGGTTTGACGGCAAAGACCTGGATTTCCCCATTCCCGGCATGAGCGATGTCATGCCTTATGAAAGTCGGGTATTTTCACACATGGGATCCCGGGACCTGGCTGCCTATCACCAGGTGTTTGAAACAAAGATCCGGCAGGCACTGGAGCGGTTCCGGCCCGATATTATTCATACCCATCACCTGTGGATCGTATCCGCCATCACCAGGCGCCTCGCTCCTCGCATTCCCATGGTCACTTCCTGCCACGGCACCTGCCTGCGCCAGCATGTGCTGTGTCCGGAAATCAGCAAAAGGGTCACGGCGGACCTCAAACAGATCGACCATGTCATCGCCCTGAGCCAAACCCAGAAACAGGAAATCATCAAAACGATCGGGACAGACCCGACCCGCACTCATGTGGTGAGCGGCGGATACAATGATGCCTGCTTTTTCCATACCCCCAAGACCTTTGACGGGGTGGTGGAACTGGTCTATGCCGGCAAGCTCAGTGCGGCCAAAGGCGTGCCCTGGCTGCTCAGCAGCCTGGCGAAAATCCGGCACCTGCCCTTCCGGCTGCACCTGGCCGGCAACAGCAGTGACCGGGAAAAGGCCCGTTGTCTGGAATCGGCCGGCGCTTTAAAAGAAAAAGTGGTCTACCACGGACCGTTGAGCCATGACGACTTAGGCAAACTTTTGCGAACCGCCCATGTGTTTGTGCTGCCCTCGTTTTATGAGGGCCTGCCCCTGGTGCTGATGGAGGCCCTGGCCTGCGGATGCCGCCTGGTTGCCACGGCCCTGCCCGGGGTAAAAGAGCTGCTGGGACACGATGACAATCCCATGATCCGGCTTTTGGACCTGCCACCCCTTGAAACCATCGATACCCCTTATAAATCGGATATGCCGCAACTGGCAAACCGATTGGCCTCCGTTCTGGCACAAACCATCCAGGATGTTCAAGCCCATCCCGATCCGGACTGGGACTATGCCTGCACCAAAATATTTCCCTATACCTGGGAGAAAATATTTTCAAAAATCGACCGGGTGTACCAGCAGGCAGCAAATCGAACAGGCTATATCCGACCGGATGGCGATGATGTATCCGGGTAA
- a CDS encoding type II toxin-antitoxin system HicB family antitoxin: MKFTLNYWIDDGWYIGKLKEVPGVFSQAETLEELKENIEDAYNLMMEDDSIIPASDIQTAAWS; encoded by the coding sequence ATGAAATTCACCCTAAACTACTGGATTGACGACGGCTGGTATATCGGCAAGCTGAAAGAAGTCCCCGGTGTTTTCAGCCAAGCAGAAACGCTTGAGGAGCTTAAAGAGAATATCGAAGATGCTTACAACTTAATGATGGAAGATGATTCAATCATACCCGCATCCGATATTCAAACAGCAGCTTGGAGTTGA
- a CDS encoding P-II family nitrogen regulator → MYLLVNVLEQTEHLPAILEEFAGLNIKGSTVINSTGMGRVLMQIGAATPGIEGIKKTLRHMEPSNKMIFTVVRDKETLDKAIGTVKSLCGDLTEPGKGILFALPLSFVEGLSD, encoded by the coding sequence ATGTATTTACTTGTGAATGTATTGGAGCAGACAGAACACCTCCCCGCCATTCTCGAAGAATTTGCCGGATTGAATATTAAGGGATCGACTGTGATCAACAGTACGGGTATGGGGCGGGTCCTTATGCAAATCGGTGCCGCCACACCGGGCATCGAAGGGATTAAAAAAACATTGAGACACATGGAACCATCAAACAAAATGATTTTCACGGTGGTTCGGGACAAAGAGACCCTTGATAAAGCGATAGGTACCGTGAAATCTCTCTGCGGAGATCTTACTGAACCGGGAAAAGGGATATTGTTTGCACTTCCCTTGAGCTTTGTTGAAGGATTATCTGATTAA
- a CDS encoding electron transfer flavoprotein subunit alpha/FixB family protein, with the protein MEKQIWVWADYRNYFQSRVTLQILARATDLAKKTDAVVCAVVFGDRVDEYVAEYIAHGAQKVYVTDDPFLNTYNVESYAFLLSALVRRFQPETLLVGATRFGQEIAPRVAKQLNTGLTADCIDLDIDDKGRLVQIAPSFGGNLIAKIITPNARPQMATIRPGTFQELPHDDDAKGEKIPIPLPDHMPAPRVRCLKSELHPVRARKIETADIVITGGRGMGSKGKFKKLFDLAALLNAEVGATRPVVYADWISSDAMVGQAGKHIRPKLLFSFGVSGAIQHTAALADAKFIVAVNKNPNATMMKLADVALVADANQACSGIIRALKQRIRN; encoded by the coding sequence ATGGAAAAACAGATCTGGGTATGGGCGGATTACAGAAATTATTTCCAGAGCCGGGTGACCCTTCAGATTCTGGCCCGGGCCACGGACCTGGCAAAAAAAACCGATGCCGTGGTGTGTGCCGTGGTGTTCGGAGACCGGGTGGATGAATATGTGGCGGAATATATCGCCCATGGCGCACAAAAAGTGTATGTCACAGATGATCCGTTTTTAAATACATATAATGTGGAATCCTATGCGTTTTTGCTGTCTGCCCTGGTCAGACGGTTCCAGCCCGAAACCCTGCTTGTCGGTGCCACCCGGTTCGGTCAGGAGATCGCCCCCAGGGTGGCCAAACAGCTGAATACCGGCCTGACCGCCGACTGCATCGACCTGGATATCGATGACAAAGGCCGATTGGTGCAGATCGCCCCGTCATTCGGCGGGAACCTGATCGCCAAAATCATCACGCCGAATGCCCGGCCCCAGATGGCCACCATCCGGCCCGGTACGTTTCAGGAACTGCCCCATGACGATGATGCCAAAGGCGAAAAAATTCCCATTCCTTTGCCGGACCATATGCCTGCACCCAGAGTCCGGTGCCTGAAATCAGAACTGCACCCGGTCCGGGCCCGGAAAATCGAAACCGCGGACATTGTCATCACGGGCGGCCGGGGCATGGGATCCAAAGGCAAGTTCAAAAAACTGTTTGATCTGGCAGCCCTGCTGAACGCGGAAGTCGGCGCCACCCGGCCCGTGGTGTATGCGGACTGGATTTCTTCGGACGCCATGGTAGGACAGGCCGGCAAGCATATCCGTCCAAAGCTGCTGTTTTCCTTCGGTGTGAGCGGCGCTATCCAGCACACGGCGGCCCTGGCTGATGCAAAGTTCATCGTGGCCGTGAACAAAAATCCCAACGCCACCATGATGAAACTGGCGGATGTGGCCCTGGTGGCAGATGCCAACCAGGCCTGTTCCGGCATCATCCGGGCGTTGAAGCAGCGGATCAGAAACTGA
- a CDS encoding electron transfer flavoprotein subunit beta/FixA family protein — MLHIIVCIKQVPMVSELPWDPRTGTLKRETAQGMMDPAARRALEAALQIKADRTSGPVRITAVSMGPPMAEEVLYEARALGADQGVLLTDPCMAGADTCMTAVILGKFIKIHCPDAGLILCGSMSSDSETAQVGPQLAEDLDIPAIGYARRLELVDGCIRVERHVDDFLELMEMDLPGLVTIDHAGESDRYTPRYVALGGVEAAFNTGNIQVMNRQALGLDHAFNALKHSPTKIMDVYSPVTEKKGRVLTGAVKKMVDTLFDDYGKIISSAMGKDLKTHDHEEDK; from the coding sequence ATGTTACATATTATTGTGTGCATCAAACAGGTTCCCATGGTTTCTGAACTGCCCTGGGATCCCAGAACCGGTACCCTGAAGCGGGAAACAGCCCAGGGCATGATGGATCCCGCAGCCCGGAGGGCGTTGGAGGCGGCATTGCAGATAAAGGCGGACCGCACATCCGGACCGGTCAGAATCACGGCTGTTTCCATGGGCCCACCCATGGCAGAAGAAGTGTTGTATGAAGCCAGGGCCTTGGGCGCGGACCAGGGCGTGCTGCTCACGGATCCTTGCATGGCCGGGGCCGACACCTGCATGACCGCCGTGATTCTGGGAAAATTCATCAAAATTCACTGCCCGGATGCCGGCCTGATCCTGTGCGGGTCCATGTCCAGCGACAGTGAGACCGCCCAGGTAGGACCGCAACTGGCCGAAGATCTGGACATTCCCGCCATCGGATATGCCCGGCGCCTGGAACTGGTGGATGGCTGCATCCGCGTGGAGCGGCATGTGGACGATTTTCTGGAACTCATGGAGATGGACCTGCCCGGGCTGGTGACCATTGACCATGCCGGAGAATCAGATCGGTACACCCCCCGGTATGTGGCTTTGGGCGGTGTGGAAGCCGCATTCAACACCGGTAATATTCAGGTGATGAACCGCCAGGCCCTGGGCCTGGACCACGCATTCAACGCCCTGAAGCACTCGCCCACAAAAATTATGGATGTGTATTCCCCGGTCACTGAAAAAAAGGGCCGGGTGTTGACCGGGGCCGTGAAAAAAATGGTGGATACCCTGTTTGACGATTATGGTAAAATTATTTCCAGTGCCATGGGCAAAGACTTGAAAACCCATGATCATGAAGAGGATAAATGA
- a CDS encoding acyl-CoA dehydrogenase family protein gives MDFNPCMKHQLIRKTVREFAENEIRPLAAEMDKGPGFPDDLMEKMKPLHYFGLQVPMHLGGADLDSISYAIVIEEISRVSAALGLCITVHNSVGIYPILRFGTREQQQQFVPPMAAGERIGAFCLTEANAGSDAGGVETVAQETEQGFVLNGTKIFVTNGGICGTILVFAVSDMDPARSSVFIVENHTPGFSVGEIEDLCGMRANPVASLFFEDCRIAADHCLGKPGQGLKIGLTALDTGRIGVAAQALGIAQAAFEESVTYAKARQQFNQPISRFQTIQNYLADMAVQIDASRLLVHRAAALKDKGQPFSAQAAMAKLHCSTTARTVTNLAVQIHGGYGYSKEYDVERYFRDAKVTEIYEGTSEIQRMVIARDLLTRPV, from the coding sequence ATGGATTTTAATCCCTGCATGAAACATCAGCTGATTCGCAAGACGGTGCGGGAATTTGCTGAAAACGAGATACGGCCCTTGGCGGCGGAAATGGACAAAGGCCCGGGATTTCCGGACGATTTGATGGAAAAGATGAAACCGCTGCATTATTTCGGGCTTCAGGTACCCATGCACCTGGGCGGTGCCGACCTGGACAGTATCAGCTATGCCATTGTGATCGAGGAAATTTCCCGGGTGTCTGCCGCCCTGGGATTGTGTATCACCGTGCATAACAGCGTGGGTATCTATCCGATCCTCCGGTTCGGCACAAGGGAACAGCAGCAGCAGTTTGTGCCGCCCATGGCCGCAGGTGAGCGTATCGGCGCGTTTTGTCTGACCGAAGCCAATGCCGGTTCCGATGCCGGCGGGGTGGAGACCGTGGCCCAGGAAACAGAACAGGGCTTTGTGCTCAACGGTACCAAAATTTTTGTGACCAATGGGGGTATCTGCGGCACGATTCTGGTGTTTGCCGTATCAGACATGGACCCGGCCCGATCCAGTGTCTTTATCGTTGAAAATCATACCCCCGGATTCAGTGTCGGAGAAATTGAAGATCTGTGCGGCATGCGGGCCAACCCCGTGGCTTCCCTGTTTTTCGAAGACTGCCGGATTGCAGCAGATCATTGTCTGGGAAAACCGGGACAGGGTTTGAAAATCGGGTTGACGGCCCTGGATACGGGCCGCATCGGGGTTGCGGCCCAGGCGCTGGGGATCGCCCAGGCCGCGTTCGAAGAATCCGTGACCTATGCCAAAGCCCGACAGCAGTTTAATCAGCCCATCTCCCGGTTCCAGACCATCCAGAATTACCTGGCGGATATGGCGGTTCAGATCGATGCGTCCCGGCTCCTGGTTCACCGGGCCGCAGCCCTTAAAGACAAAGGCCAGCCTTTTTCCGCCCAGGCTGCCATGGCCAAACTCCACTGCAGCACCACTGCCCGTACGGTGACGAATCTGGCCGTGCAGATCCACGGCGGATACGGATACAGCAAAGAATATGATGTGGAGCGGTATTTCAGGGACGCCAAGGTCACAGAGATTTATGAGGGCACCAGTGAAATTCAGCGCATGGTCATTGCCAGAGATCTGCTGACCCGGCCGGTCTGA
- a CDS encoding iron-containing alcohol dehydrogenase: MQYHMPSRLYFGPGQIQELSTLITAKNPVLVTDKGVVKAGLAAPVLDQLGKIPVYDSIEANPKSDTINKIAAELRQQKPDLVIGLGGGSPLDAGKALALLATNPGNIQDYEGKEKYAVDPLPFVAIPTTCGTGSEVTWVAVITDVDRRFKMSIKGPKLYPTVSIVDPDLIATLPAPMIAATGLDALTHAVEAYLAKPATLITDTHAVKAVGLILGSIEKAFADIRNNARHREDLMYGSMMAGLAFGNADVTAVHCISESIGALYDIPHGVANAMFLPHVLDYNLPACTRKMAALARTTGIDAVSDDQAAKMFIQKIKDLSKALQIPTFPDLNIGSDQFPLIADMSFKNNSNASNPRDLGQADYRNILEAALGA; this comes from the coding sequence ATGCAGTATCATATGCCGTCACGTTTGTATTTCGGACCCGGACAGATCCAGGAACTTTCAACGCTGATTACGGCGAAAAATCCGGTCCTGGTAACGGACAAGGGCGTGGTAAAAGCCGGGCTTGCTGCGCCGGTACTGGACCAGCTGGGAAAGATCCCGGTATATGACAGCATCGAAGCCAACCCCAAATCCGATACCATCAACAAAATCGCCGCAGAACTGCGGCAGCAAAAGCCGGATCTTGTGATCGGCTTAGGGGGCGGCAGTCCCCTGGATGCGGGAAAAGCCCTGGCCCTGCTGGCCACCAATCCGGGAAATATTCAGGATTATGAAGGCAAAGAAAAATATGCCGTGGATCCTCTGCCATTTGTGGCCATTCCCACCACCTGCGGGACCGGATCAGAGGTCACCTGGGTAGCGGTGATCACGGATGTGGACCGCAGATTCAAGATGAGCATCAAGGGGCCGAAACTGTATCCAACGGTCTCCATCGTGGATCCGGATCTGATCGCCACTTTGCCTGCACCCATGATTGCAGCTACCGGCCTGGATGCGTTGACCCATGCCGTGGAAGCTTATCTGGCAAAGCCGGCCACCCTGATCACCGATACCCATGCAGTAAAGGCCGTGGGGTTGATCCTGGGATCCATTGAAAAGGCGTTTGCCGATATCCGGAACAATGCCCGGCACAGAGAAGATCTCATGTACGGTTCCATGATGGCCGGCCTGGCATTCGGCAATGCCGATGTCACGGCGGTGCATTGCATCTCCGAGTCCATCGGTGCTTTGTATGATATCCCCCATGGGGTAGCCAATGCCATGTTCCTGCCCCATGTTCTGGATTACAACCTGCCGGCCTGCACCCGGAAAATGGCAGCCCTGGCCCGGACCACGGGCATTGATGCGGTATCCGATGACCAGGCGGCAAAAATGTTCATCCAGAAAATCAAAGACCTGTCCAAGGCCCTTCAAATTCCAACGTTCCCGGACCTGAATATCGGATCTGACCAGTTTCCTCTGATTGCCGACATGTCTTTTAAGAACAACTCCAATGCATCCAATCCCAGGGACTTAGGGCAGGCCGACTACCGAAATATCCTTGAAGCCGCCCTTGGGGCGTAA